Proteins encoded by one window of Lactobacillus paragasseri:
- a CDS encoding DsbA family protein — protein sequence MFEIFFFVNPIGINCYQNEQEIIAAVSVYKQNISYHFIPMTTMNTIRNDIRARHLSSSNVEIFNTFSQSAYNATKDYHTLKLIVGNKKARQYIIKLQHAINDMGKIYSSELINEILSSLNVSIKSFKKNRESNYIKLSMDKDLKLADDLNVVTTPTTIIFNYDNDRGDSGMMIEGCANREEIESAITGDRQTSSDNSLRLL from the coding sequence ATGTTTGAAATATTTTTCTTTGTTAATCCGATTGGAATTAACTGTTATCAAAATGAACAGGAAATAATTGCTGCAGTCAGTGTTTATAAACAAAATATTTCTTACCACTTTATTCCCATGACTACCATGAACACAATTCGTAACGATATCAGAGCGAGACATCTTTCATCAAGTAATGTCGAAATTTTTAACACTTTTAGTCAAAGTGCTTACAATGCAACCAAAGATTATCACACCCTAAAATTAATAGTAGGTAATAAAAAGGCTAGACAATATATCATTAAATTGCAACATGCTATTAATGATATGGGCAAAATTTATTCATCAGAGCTTATTAATGAAATTTTGAGCTCACTAAATGTTTCGATTAAGAGCTTCAAAAAGAATCGAGAATCGAATTACATCAAGCTTTCAATGGATAAAGACTTAAAACTTGCCGATGACTTGAATGTTGTAACTACTCCAACTACGATTATTTTTAATTATGATAATGACCGTGGAGACTCAGGAATGATGATTGAAGGTTGTGCAAATCGAGAAGAAATTGAGTCAGCAATTACTGGGGATAGACAAACTAGTAGTGATAATAGTTTACGCTTATTATAA
- a CDS encoding RluA family pseudouridine synthase, whose product MQYFKLKFENKTPQKLGRFLLRNGFSKRALTNSQHNGGMILVNHHRRYTSYLLHSGDEVIFILGEEKKNQWLKPSTNQLNIVLEQHDYLVINKEAGVLSIPSRYEDNDAVVNRLLYYFQKNGQKDLKPHVITRLDRDTSGLVLVGKNAVAHARFSEMGKDCFIKKYHAIVHGNFSKEQEIGIIDAPIGKLDASVKRGIVANGQRSITKYRVLDQVNGASLVELQLLTGRTHQIRVHMQYLDHPLFGDPLYGIKDNFKRQALNCFYLKFDDPFSERKQEVTISEPVDMKCLWQRLISNKL is encoded by the coding sequence ATGCAATATTTTAAATTAAAATTTGAAAATAAAACACCTCAAAAATTGGGGCGTTTTTTGTTAAGAAATGGTTTTTCTAAAAGAGCTTTAACTAATAGCCAGCATAATGGTGGGATGATTTTGGTAAATCACCATCGCCGCTATACTAGCTATCTTTTACATTCAGGGGATGAAGTAATCTTTATCTTAGGTGAAGAGAAGAAAAATCAATGGCTAAAACCATCTACTAATCAGCTGAATATTGTTCTTGAACAGCATGATTATTTAGTCATTAATAAAGAAGCTGGCGTTTTGTCAATCCCATCTCGCTATGAAGATAATGATGCAGTAGTTAACAGATTGCTATATTATTTTCAGAAAAATGGGCAGAAAGATCTTAAGCCACATGTTATTACAAGACTTGATCGTGATACATCAGGGTTAGTTTTAGTTGGAAAAAATGCAGTTGCTCATGCTCGATTTAGCGAAATGGGGAAGGATTGTTTTATTAAAAAATATCATGCAATTGTGCATGGCAATTTTAGTAAAGAACAAGAAATAGGGATTATCGATGCGCCAATTGGTAAACTAGATGCCAGCGTTAAACGCGGAATAGTAGCTAATGGTCAACGCTCAATTACAAAATACCGTGTTTTAGACCAAGTTAATGGTGCAAGCTTAGTTGAATTACAGTTATTAACTGGTCGAACTCATCAAATTAGAGTTCACATGCAGTATCTTGACCATCCCTTGTTTGGTGATCCCTTGTATGGGATTAAAGATAATTTTAAACGACAAGCTTTGAATTGCTTTTATCTTAAGTTTGATGATCCTTTTTCGGAACGTAAGCAGGAGGTTACTATTTCAGAACCAGTGGATATGAAATGTTTGTGGCAAAGGCTAATAAGTAATAAATTATAA
- a CDS encoding competence protein CoiA, whose product MYAAILNQKLVLAINEAEQVSKGLKKLNQESYLCPSCRHRMILILSEEKKPFFKHFYQVKGTGEKEEHLQAKQLLCTALKANGLRADIEVPLLDQQLRADVLVENRLSFEVQCAPLSGAEFAHRHALYKKLQIKDIWIVGKRHYLKNKINRSQKIFLRYSTQWQWYYLEINPFSCVITLKYNILMAALSSELSYEIKTFSLDERGVASLFTFIPSTRKNKISYIQDQKIYLQKQINQKSKLGLKIASLLYQLHYSVADIPDELFLKLREPKEKSPIIIFLQKKLADLKAS is encoded by the coding sequence ATGTATGCTGCTATTTTAAATCAAAAATTAGTCTTAGCAATTAATGAAGCAGAACAAGTTAGTAAGGGATTAAAAAAGTTGAATCAAGAATCTTATCTTTGTCCATCTTGTCGGCATCGAATGATTCTGATTTTATCGGAAGAAAAAAAGCCATTTTTTAAACATTTTTATCAGGTAAAGGGAACAGGGGAAAAGGAAGAGCATTTACAGGCAAAACAGTTATTGTGCACTGCGTTAAAAGCAAATGGACTTCGAGCAGATATTGAAGTTCCACTTTTAGATCAACAATTGAGAGCAGATGTATTAGTAGAAAATAGATTATCTTTTGAAGTGCAATGCGCACCCTTGAGTGGGGCAGAATTTGCACATCGCCATGCCTTATATAAAAAATTGCAGATTAAAGATATTTGGATTGTCGGGAAAAGGCATTATTTGAAAAATAAAATTAATCGTTCTCAAAAAATCTTTTTAAGATACAGTACACAATGGCAATGGTATTATTTAGAAATTAATCCATTTAGTTGTGTGATTACATTAAAATATAATATTTTAATGGCAGCACTTAGTTCTGAACTAAGTTATGAAATTAAAACTTTTTCATTAGATGAAAGAGGCGTGGCAAGCTTGTTTACTTTCATTCCATCTACTAGAAAAAATAAAATAAGCTATATTCAAGATCAAAAAATATATCTACAAAAGCAAATTAATCAAAAAAGTAAACTGGGACTGAAAATTGCTTCGTTATTATATCAGTTACATTATTCTGTGGCAGATATTCCAGATGAACTCTTCTTAAAATTACGAGAGCCGAAGGAAAAAAGTCCAATAATAATTTTTCTACAAAAAAAGCTAGCTGACTTAAAAGCCAGTTAG
- a CDS encoding oleate hydratase has translation MYYSKGNYEAFADTKKPADVDKKSAYIIGSGLAGLSTAFFLVRDAKMAGDKIHILEELDVAGGSLDGTKRPNAGFVVRGGREMEDHFECMWDMYRSVPSLRIPGASYLDEYYWLDKEDPNSSNCRLIHKRGNELPTDGLYQLGSHASEIVKLVLTPESEIQGKTIEEWFSPEFFESNFWTYWSTMFAFEKWHSLAEMRRYCMRFIHHIDGLPDFTALKFNKYDQYDSMVKPLLKYLKDHGVKFEYGVQVENVLVDHEGNEKVAKKIVMKKDGKQEDIDLTENDLVFVTNGSITESSTYGNQTTPAPITHAKGGSWRLWENLAKQDPAFGHPDVFSENLPERSWFVSATTTLKNKKVAPYFERLTKRSLYDGKVNTGGIITVTDSNWGLSFTIHRQPHFPTQKPNEIVVWIYALYSDTEGNYIKKKVVDCTGQEIAEEMLYHLGVPESEIKELSSEENMNTVPVYMPYITSYFMPRHDGDRPAVVPEGSKNLAFIGNFAESPTRDTVFTTEYSVRTAMESVYTLLNVDRGVPEVWDSVYDIRELLRAMYYMADKKKLADQEMPLPEKLAVKAGMKKIKGTWIEELLEEANLI, from the coding sequence ATGTATTATTCAAAGGGAAATTATGAAGCTTTTGCAGACACAAAAAAGCCAGCAGATGTAGATAAAAAATCTGCTTATATTATTGGTAGTGGATTAGCTGGTCTTTCAACAGCATTTTTCTTAGTTAGAGATGCTAAAATGGCTGGTGACAAGATTCATATTTTAGAAGAATTAGATGTTGCTGGGGGCTCTTTAGACGGAACTAAGCGTCCTAATGCTGGTTTTGTAGTTCGTGGTGGTCGTGAAATGGAAGACCACTTCGAATGTATGTGGGATATGTACCGTTCTGTTCCTTCATTGAGAATACCAGGAGCATCCTATTTAGATGAGTATTATTGGCTTGATAAAGAAGATCCGAACTCATCAAATTGCCGTTTAATTCATAAACGTGGTAATGAATTGCCAACTGATGGTTTGTATCAACTAGGTTCACATGCTAGTGAAATAGTTAAACTAGTTTTGACACCGGAATCTGAAATTCAAGGAAAGACTATTGAAGAATGGTTCTCTCCAGAATTCTTTGAATCTAATTTCTGGACTTATTGGTCAACAATGTTTGCTTTTGAAAAGTGGCACTCTCTTGCAGAAATGAGACGCTACTGCATGCGGTTTATTCACCATATTGATGGTTTGCCAGACTTTACTGCTTTGAAGTTCAACAAATATGACCAATATGATTCGATGGTAAAGCCACTACTTAAGTACTTAAAGGATCATGGCGTTAAGTTTGAGTACGGCGTTCAAGTTGAAAACGTGCTAGTCGATCATGAAGGTAACGAAAAAGTTGCTAAAAAGATTGTTATGAAGAAAGACGGTAAGCAAGAAGATATCGACTTAACTGAAAATGATCTTGTCTTTGTGACTAACGGTTCGATTACTGAAAGTTCAACTTATGGTAATCAAACTACGCCAGCACCAATTACTCATGCTAAAGGTGGTTCATGGAGATTATGGGAGAACTTAGCTAAGCAAGACCCAGCATTTGGTCATCCTGATGTCTTTAGTGAAAATCTTCCAGAAAGATCATGGTTTGTTTCTGCAACTACAACCTTGAAGAATAAAAAGGTTGCACCTTACTTTGAAAGATTAACTAAACGTAGTTTGTATGATGGCAAAGTAAATACTGGTGGTATTATCACAGTTACTGATTCTAACTGGGGCTTAAGCTTTACTATCCACCGTCAACCGCACTTCCCAACGCAAAAACCAAACGAAATCGTAGTTTGGATTTATGCTTTATATTCAGATACTGAAGGAAATTATATTAAGAAAAAAGTAGTTGACTGTACCGGACAAGAAATTGCTGAAGAAATGCTGTATCACTTAGGTGTTCCAGAAAGTGAAATTAAAGAACTTTCTTCAGAAGAAAATATGAATACTGTTCCAGTATATATGCCTTATATCACTAGTTACTTCATGCCTCGTCATGATGGTGACCGTCCAGCAGTTGTACCAGAAGGTTCAAAGAATTTAGCCTTTATTGGTAACTTTGCTGAAAGTCCTACTAGAGATACTGTCTTTACTACTGAATATTCAGTTAGAACTGCGATGGAGTCAGTTTACACCTTACTTAATGTAGACCGCGGAGTTCCAGAAGTTTGGGATTCTGTCTATGATATTCGTGAATTGCTCCGTGCAATGTACTATATGGCTGACAAGAAGAAGCTAGCAGATCAAGAAATGCCTCTTCCTGAAAAACTTGCCGTTAAAGCAGGGATGAAGAAGATTAAGGGAACATGGATTGAGGAATTGCTTGAAGAAGCAAACTTGATTTAA
- a CDS encoding CYTH domain-containing protein: MSKNLEIESKTLLDKDTYEKMRDAFTAKSDFIQKNYYFDTPDFDLKNSDASLRIRILVDHAEQTIKVKETKPKENKYSERVEINDLLSVAQAEQMAQSAYEGTFFLFGGDVGNYLQKHYSKESIHSLKLISWSQTRRILAVGPENCELTLDLTEFPDGYYDFELEIENDDPATIKKVLAELEKQFDFKANKENTNQSKVKRAWEHKK; this comes from the coding sequence ATGAGTAAAAATTTAGAAATTGAATCAAAAACACTCCTAGATAAAGATACCTACGAAAAAATGCGTGATGCATTTACCGCTAAATCAGATTTTATTCAAAAGAACTACTACTTTGATACACCTGATTTTGACTTAAAAAATAGTGATGCCAGTTTAAGAATTAGAATTCTAGTTGATCACGCTGAACAAACTATTAAGGTTAAGGAAACCAAACCTAAAGAAAATAAATATAGTGAAAGAGTAGAAATTAATGATCTTTTGTCAGTAGCCCAAGCCGAGCAAATGGCTCAAAGTGCATATGAAGGTACTTTTTTCTTATTTGGCGGTGATGTTGGTAATTATTTACAAAAACATTATTCTAAAGAATCCATTCACTCTTTAAAATTAATTTCTTGGAGTCAAACACGGAGAATATTAGCCGTTGGACCAGAAAATTGTGAATTAACTCTTGATTTAACAGAATTTCCAGATGGCTATTATGACTTTGAATTAGAAATTGAAAATGATGATCCAGCAACTATAAAAAAAGTACTTGCTGAATTAGAAAAGCAGTTTGATTTCAAAGCTAACAAGGAAAATACTAACCAAAGTAAAGTAAAACGTGCTTGGGAACACAAAAAATAA
- a CDS encoding NAD kinase: protein MKVALVYNEKVETLAVVKALEKLLDSRKIEIDPENPDVVITIGGDGTLISGFHKYQNLVDQIRFIGVHTGHLGFYTDWRNFEIGKMVDNLTKKQPSSASYPLLELIITTGSGEKKKLLALNEATIKRVSKTLKADVYIRDQFFESFKGDGLCVSTPTGSTAYSKSLGGAVIHPRLKALQMTEIASINNRVFRTLSSPIVIAPDEWITIKPESDDHYVVTYDGYEFNHKHIKKIEYRISQHVIRFDKYQHTHFWNRVEDAFIGQPKNK, encoded by the coding sequence ATGAAAGTCGCACTCGTTTATAATGAAAAAGTTGAAACCTTGGCAGTAGTTAAGGCATTAGAAAAATTACTTGATTCTAGAAAGATTGAAATTGATCCTGAGAATCCTGATGTGGTAATCACAATTGGGGGAGATGGAACTTTAATTTCGGGTTTTCACAAATATCAAAATTTAGTTGATCAAATAAGGTTTATTGGTGTACATACAGGACACTTAGGCTTTTATACTGATTGGCGTAACTTTGAAATTGGCAAGATGGTTGATAATTTAACTAAGAAGCAACCCTCTTCCGCTTCTTATCCACTGCTAGAGTTAATTATTACTACTGGTTCAGGTGAAAAGAAAAAGTTGCTCGCTTTGAATGAAGCAACAATTAAACGAGTTTCAAAGACTTTAAAGGCTGATGTTTATATTAGAGATCAATTCTTTGAGAGCTTTAAAGGAGACGGCTTATGTGTTTCAACGCCTACAGGTTCTACCGCTTATAGCAAATCTTTAGGCGGCGCAGTTATTCACCCCCGTTTAAAAGCCCTGCAGATGACTGAAATAGCTTCGATTAATAACCGTGTTTTCAGAACTTTGTCATCGCCAATAGTTATTGCTCCAGATGAATGGATAACTATTAAACCAGAAAGTGATGATCACTACGTAGTAACCTATGATGGATATGAATTTAATCATAAGCATATTAAGAAAATTGAATACCGTATTTCTCAACATGTTATTCGGTTTGATAAGTATCAACATACTCATTTTTGGAATCGGGTAGAGGATGCCTTTATTGGGCAACCTAAAAATAAATAA
- a CDS encoding GTP pyrophosphokinase, which translates to MKDWDLFLWPYQQAVSELKVKFRSLRQSFLNKGEHSPIEFVVGRVKTVDSIKEKMTRRVIAPDVIENDMQDIAGIRIMCQFVDDIYRVVDLIHQRQDMQVIEERDYIQNAKPSGYRSYHMVIEYSVFLPDGPKKIIAEIQIRTLAMNFWATVEHTLNYKYQGKYPEDISKRLKSTAEAAYKLDEEMSSIKDEVQEAQRIFTKSKGKEQ; encoded by the coding sequence ATGAAAGATTGGGATTTATTTTTATGGCCTTATCAACAGGCTGTATCTGAATTAAAAGTTAAATTTCGATCACTTAGACAAAGTTTTTTAAACAAGGGTGAGCATTCGCCGATTGAATTCGTGGTCGGACGCGTAAAAACCGTCGATTCAATTAAAGAAAAAATGACGCGGCGAGTTATTGCTCCTGATGTCATTGAGAACGATATGCAAGATATAGCTGGCATTCGAATTATGTGTCAATTTGTGGATGATATTTATCGAGTAGTTGACCTAATTCACCAGCGTCAAGATATGCAGGTAATTGAAGAAAGGGACTATATTCAAAACGCAAAACCATCTGGATACCGTTCTTACCATATGGTAATTGAATATTCTGTTTTTTTACCTGATGGACCAAAAAAGATTATTGCCGAAATTCAAATTCGGACCTTGGCAATGAATTTTTGGGCAACAGTAGAGCATACTTTAAATTATAAATATCAAGGGAAGTACCCAGAAGATATTTCTAAGCGACTTAAATCAACAGCTGAAGCTGCTTATAAGTTAGATGAAGAAATGTCATCAATTAAAGATGAAGTGCAGGAAGCACAGAGAATTTTTACTAAATCTAAAGGAAAAGAACAATAA